AGCAGGGTATTGCGGAGAATATTGGCAGTGACGCTAACCACAACAGTTAGCCACAAAAACACGAGGGTCGTTCCACGGGAGCGATAGGTGTCAGTCCAGTAAAGCAGCATTAAACTGACATAAAGACTGGTGAACAACATTTTAAGACCGGCACAGTGGGGAGCGACTTCAACAATGCGTCCTCCAACAAACAGATTAATGTTCTGCACCGTAACATTCAGCCCAAATTGCGTCAAGATAAAGCCTGCGGTGCCGGCGATGAAGCTTTGCAGGGGTAAGGTATAAGGAGCAATTAAATAGGGAATTTCTGTGGGAGTGGCAAGAAAGACTAGCAGCAGTGGAAAGGCTTGCAGCCGGATGCCTTCCTTACCTTTTATCCACAGACAAGCGCCGGCAAGAACCGTTGGAAAAGACAAATTGACCAGATCCGGAAGCCCGCTAAGATAGAGGACACCCCCCAACCCTAGTAAGAATCCACCTAACGGATGGGTGTGATCGCTCAGTTTGACCCATCGATCTCGGTTGATCCAGCTGATGTAGGCGGCAAAGGGTAAACCGATCAACCCGTGGCTGAAATATTCGTGTTCGAGGCTAATTTTAGTAATTTTCAGCCAGCCAGAGTACCAGTGCATCAGCAAGGGTGCATAGAGAATGGCCAGTAGGCTGAGGCTCAGGCTGGTGAACAGGTATCGCTCAACAGCATCGGGAATTTTACGATCAAGGTGCATAATGTCAACTCAGGGAATTGTGGCTTGTCGTGTCCGTTGCCAACAACCAAGGACAAAAGACAAGGAACTCTCGAACCCTCTAAAATCAGCGAAGGGCTGCGGCTTGGCGAGTGATGAAAGATTCGATGCCGGCAGCGACTTGGGAAATTTGCGTCTCCTCCAGTCCGGGATACATTGGCAACGAGAGAATTTCCCGGCACAAGGCTTCTGCGTGGGGAAAATCGCCGGCTTTGTAGCCCAAATACTCGTAAGCCGGCTGTAAGTGGCAGGGAATGGGGTAATGGATGCCGGTTTGGATGCCGACTTTGGCAAGTTCTTCCTGAAGCGCGTCGCGACTCACACAAGCGAGGGTGCGGATCGTGTAGAGATGGTAAACATGGCCTGCACCGCTTTGGTTTTGAATAGGAGTAATGCCGTCATACTGGGAAAGTAACGCGTCATACCGCTGGGCGGCTTCGTTGCGGGCGCGGTTCCAGCCGGCTAAATAGGGCAGTTTGACCTTAAGTATAGCGGCCTGTAAAGTATCGAGTCGGCTGTTTGTCCCGACTTCAGTGTGTAAGTATT
This genomic window from Microcoleus sp. FACHB-672 contains:
- the crtB gene encoding cyanoexosortase B; its protein translation is MHLDRKIPDAVERYLFTSLSLSLLAILYAPLLMHWYSGWLKITKISLEHEYFSHGLIGLPFAAYISWINRDRWVKLSDHTHPLGGFLLGLGGVLYLSGLPDLVNLSFPTVLAGACLWIKGKEGIRLQAFPLLLVFLATPTEIPYLIAPYTLPLQSFIAGTAGFILTQFGLNVTVQNINLFVGGRIVEVAPHCAGLKMLFTSLYVSLMLLYWTDTYRSRGTTLVFLWLTVVVSVTANILRNTLLTLFYGTGQEQAFNWLHEGWGGDLYSAGMLALLMVLLNGIEKFKEYFYIDSD